A DNA window from Siniperca chuatsi isolate FFG_IHB_CAS linkage group LG6, ASM2008510v1, whole genome shotgun sequence contains the following coding sequences:
- the taf4b gene encoding transcription initiation factor TFIID subunit 4B isoform X6 has translation MATNNVVNEAQKLESCEAAADGDPSIQVKILQVPAKCGPVAAVQPPHTAAGVSRGDSMFAPPKIIPTGQGHQSTSSTVTVPGLQTSSPSVMVVAKVPPSGGVSVNSQPQVTKPALSQLASMNQATTSGRTVVITVPRAAAPQPVTVAPRLPQTASPQLPANIQIPPGMMLIRSDSGQLMLVSQQALAHAQQGPRGVSGQVPRILAPQVSAAAGNKGHEKVTVIRMAAPPSFQPAPAPVQKTAVVKMIGVAPKPAVVQTLSAVSERGSQPRIQAVNTETKKEPATTFTQETLESVKKCKNFLVTLIKLASSDSRSVDMANNVRGLVRSLLEGKLEAEEFTEQLYHELKSTPQPCLVPFLKKSLPAVRRLTADPQLFIQQASTSTHNPNTLSSTMKQSSTDTGQKFSTSQQVIQLPRGVTLRPGLTTLAHSRNYISKSSRPTPKHTVVQSGKHFTGTFSMKQPFMQDPPCSTKFAFKNSSGSYKEDDDINDVASMAGVNLREENAQILTTMVGSVVQSCQDHPFLSPNPVLSRILHTGQALGVTDVAPEVVALVSHATQECLRGLLEKLAVMAEHRKAALKIS, from the exons ATGGCCACAAATAACGTGGTTAATGAAGCCCAGAAGCTGGAGTCCTGCgaggcagcagcagatggagaCCCCTCTATTCAAGTCAAGATTTTACAGGTCCCAGCCAAATGTGGACCCGTGGCTGCTGTGCAACCCCCCCACACTGCTGCAGGTGTCTCAAGGGGCGACTCTATGTTTGCCCCACCTAAAATCATCCCCACTGGCCAGGGCCACCAATCCACCTCCTCTACAGTCACGGTCCCAGGGCTTCAGAcgtcctctccttctgtcatgGTGGTAGCAAAGGTGCCCCCCTCAGGAGGAGTGAGTGTTAACAGCCAACCACAGGTAACAAAACCAGCTTTGAGTCAGCTGGCCTCCATGAACCAGGCCACAACCTCAGGAAGGACGGTGGTGATAACTGTACCAAGGGCAGCAGCTCCCCAGCCGGTCACTGTGGCCCCTCGGCTGCCACAGACTGCTTCCCCGCAGCTCCCAGCCAATATCCAGATACCACCAG GTATGATGTTGATCCGCAGTGATAGTGGTCAGCTGATGCTGGTATCCCAGCAGGCTTTGGCACACGCTCAGCAGGGACCAAGAGGTGTCAGTGGCCAAGTGCCCAGAATACTGGCCccgcag GTATCTGCAGCAGCTGGAAATAAAGGTCATGAGAAGGTGACAGTGATCAGGATGGCAGCCCCTCCCAGTTTCCAACCAGCACCAGCACCAGTCCAGAAGACAGCTGTGGTAAAG ATGATTGGCGTAGCTCCCAAACCAGCTGTAGTCCAAACCCTCAGTGCTGTGTCTGAGCGGGGGAGCCAGCCTCGCATTCAGGCGGTCAACACAGAAACCAAAAAGGAGCCAGCGACCACGTTTACTCAG GAGACCCTGGAAAGTGTGAAGAAGTGCAAGAACTTCCTGGTGACCCTGATCAAgctggcctccagtgactcCAGGTCTGTCGACATGGCTAACAACGTCAGAGGACTGGTCAGGAGTCTGCTG GAAGGGAAGCTAGAAGCAGAGGAGTTTACAGAACAGCTCTATCATGAGTTGAAGTCGACTCCACAGCCCTGCTTGGTGCCTTTCCTCAAG AAAAGTCTTCCTGCGGTGCGTCGCCTTACTGCAGACCCCCAGTTATTTATCCAACAGGCTTCAACTTCCACCCACAACCCCAACACTCTGTCTTCCACCATGAAGCAGTCCAGCACTGACACTGGACAAAAATTCAGTACAAGCCAGCAG GTGATCCAGCTGCCCCGAGGAGTGACCTTGAGACCTGGGTTGACGACATTAGCCCACTCCAGAAATTACATATCTAAGAGCAGCAGACCCACCCCCAAACACACAGTGGTCCAGTCAGGAAAACACTTCACAG GAACTTTTTCAATGAAACAGCCTTTCATGCAGGATCCACCTTGTTCTACCAAATTTGCATTCAAGAACAGTTCAGGATCTTACAA AGAAGATGATGACATCAATGACGTAGCCTCCATGGCTGGAGTCAACCTGAGAGAGGAAAATGCACAAATCTTGACCACTATGGTTGGTTCTGTGGTCCAGTCGTGCCAGGATCATCCCTTCCTCTCACCTAACCCAGTGCTCAGCCGAATCCTTCATACAG GACAGGCACTGGGAGTAACTGATGTCGCTCCAGAGGTGGTAGCTCTGGTTTCTCATGCTACACAGGAGTGTCTCCGTGGGCTGCTGGAGAAGCTTGCTGTGATGGCAGAACACCGCAAGGCAGCCCTGAAG ATCTCGTGA
- the taf4b gene encoding transcription initiation factor TFIID subunit 4 isoform X3 — protein MATNNVVNEAQKLESCEAAADGDPSIQVKILQVPAKCGPVAAVQPPHTAAGVSRGDSMFAPPKIIPTGQGHQSTSSTVTVPGLQTSSPSVMVVAKVPPSGGVSVNSQPQVTKPALSQLASMNQATTSGRTVVITVPRAAAPQPVTVAPRLPQTASPQLPANIQIPPGMMLIRSDSGQLMLVSQQALAHAQQGPRGVSGQVPRILAPQVSAAAGNKGHEKVTVIRMAAPPSFQPAPAPVQKTAVVKMIGVAPKPAVVQTLSAVSERGSQPRIQAVNTETKKEPATTFTQETLESVKKCKNFLVTLIKLASSDSRSVDMANNVRGLVRSLLEGKLEAEEFTEQLYHELKSTPQPCLVPFLKKSLPAVRRLTADPQLFIQQASTSTHNPNTLSSTMKQSSTDTGQKFSTSQQVIQLPRGVTLRPGLTTLAHSRNYISKSSRPTPKHTVVQSGKHFTGTFSMKQPFMQDPPCSTKFAFKNSSGSYKEDDDINDVASMAGVNLREENAQILTTMVGSVVQSCQDHPFLSPNPVLSRILHTGQALGVTDVAPEVVALVSHATQECLRGLLEKLAVMAEHRKAALKEDLWHAKVSDVRSQLRFLEEVESLKKKRKDEEERERLLRLARSRSHTEDPQHQQLKQRAKELQQIEEAQLQQREANLTALAAIGPRKKRPLEQIESQWT, from the exons ATGGCCACAAATAACGTGGTTAATGAAGCCCAGAAGCTGGAGTCCTGCgaggcagcagcagatggagaCCCCTCTATTCAAGTCAAGATTTTACAGGTCCCAGCCAAATGTGGACCCGTGGCTGCTGTGCAACCCCCCCACACTGCTGCAGGTGTCTCAAGGGGCGACTCTATGTTTGCCCCACCTAAAATCATCCCCACTGGCCAGGGCCACCAATCCACCTCCTCTACAGTCACGGTCCCAGGGCTTCAGAcgtcctctccttctgtcatgGTGGTAGCAAAGGTGCCCCCCTCAGGAGGAGTGAGTGTTAACAGCCAACCACAGGTAACAAAACCAGCTTTGAGTCAGCTGGCCTCCATGAACCAGGCCACAACCTCAGGAAGGACGGTGGTGATAACTGTACCAAGGGCAGCAGCTCCCCAGCCGGTCACTGTGGCCCCTCGGCTGCCACAGACTGCTTCCCCGCAGCTCCCAGCCAATATCCAGATACCACCAG GTATGATGTTGATCCGCAGTGATAGTGGTCAGCTGATGCTGGTATCCCAGCAGGCTTTGGCACACGCTCAGCAGGGACCAAGAGGTGTCAGTGGCCAAGTGCCCAGAATACTGGCCccgcag GTATCTGCAGCAGCTGGAAATAAAGGTCATGAGAAGGTGACAGTGATCAGGATGGCAGCCCCTCCCAGTTTCCAACCAGCACCAGCACCAGTCCAGAAGACAGCTGTGGTAAAG ATGATTGGCGTAGCTCCCAAACCAGCTGTAGTCCAAACCCTCAGTGCTGTGTCTGAGCGGGGGAGCCAGCCTCGCATTCAGGCGGTCAACACAGAAACCAAAAAGGAGCCAGCGACCACGTTTACTCAG GAGACCCTGGAAAGTGTGAAGAAGTGCAAGAACTTCCTGGTGACCCTGATCAAgctggcctccagtgactcCAGGTCTGTCGACATGGCTAACAACGTCAGAGGACTGGTCAGGAGTCTGCTG GAAGGGAAGCTAGAAGCAGAGGAGTTTACAGAACAGCTCTATCATGAGTTGAAGTCGACTCCACAGCCCTGCTTGGTGCCTTTCCTCAAG AAAAGTCTTCCTGCGGTGCGTCGCCTTACTGCAGACCCCCAGTTATTTATCCAACAGGCTTCAACTTCCACCCACAACCCCAACACTCTGTCTTCCACCATGAAGCAGTCCAGCACTGACACTGGACAAAAATTCAGTACAAGCCAGCAG GTGATCCAGCTGCCCCGAGGAGTGACCTTGAGACCTGGGTTGACGACATTAGCCCACTCCAGAAATTACATATCTAAGAGCAGCAGACCCACCCCCAAACACACAGTGGTCCAGTCAGGAAAACACTTCACAG GAACTTTTTCAATGAAACAGCCTTTCATGCAGGATCCACCTTGTTCTACCAAATTTGCATTCAAGAACAGTTCAGGATCTTACAA AGAAGATGATGACATCAATGACGTAGCCTCCATGGCTGGAGTCAACCTGAGAGAGGAAAATGCACAAATCTTGACCACTATGGTTGGTTCTGTGGTCCAGTCGTGCCAGGATCATCCCTTCCTCTCACCTAACCCAGTGCTCAGCCGAATCCTTCATACAG GACAGGCACTGGGAGTAACTGATGTCGCTCCAGAGGTGGTAGCTCTGGTTTCTCATGCTACACAGGAGTGTCTCCGTGGGCTGCTGGAGAAGCTTGCTGTGATGGCAGAACACCGCAAGGCAGCCCTGAAG GAGGACTTGTGGCATGCCAAAGTGAGTGATGTACGCTCCCAGCTTCGCTTCCTGGAGGAAGTGGAGAGtttgaagaagaaaaggaaagatgaagaggagagagagagactgctgCGTTTGGCCAGA AGTCGCTCACACACTGAGGATCCACAGCATCAGCAGCTCAAGCAAAGAGCCAAAGAG